From Bradyrhizobium sp. PSBB068, the proteins below share one genomic window:
- a CDS encoding DUF3320 domain-containing protein, which produces MTIADDLGEQERLTEVYGRLRLKLLDLSKKNRMLNYNLGNRSKRHLQIVDEVMDEIYKKLAGDDATLRIEPLDEPEDVPPEEKTEEFIGALEHAKVSNLEYLTKLEALESAGRDDELALAKLERELRDHIRSEFGFSSRPKKAEINRADLARQAGIDPNFELGPVKTKASHSDGALQTLKFPDELDRIMGKIVADAKLAEQEMGISTLFLSFGFLEWYESDVSDKKAFAPLLLLPVTVDVKKQYGKNTYSLSANEGSAESNLSLQKLLETNVAFHRKLPTFENGDEDGVGSIEAYFDGVREAITGLGRWQIHRWMVLGHFAFGRFAVYADLSPDNWAVDPVDHPLVGAILRGTDATGDTGDGALLPGDLTDYSIDDPQIEALAPFLIQDADASQHSALIDAMKGHNLVIHGPPGTGKSQTIANIIANGLAANKTILFVAEKQAALEVVKRRLGKAGIGEFCLELHSDKASPKAVLESIEERLKVQPIAVPAAPGRSLHENKLEIARYLDALHAVQASGRTPFDLIWQALRGSTLNSVAVEALSVVKLPVDLLNSADNLSQVEADLGRFAGDSETFLRSFGHPAESLWSKAGLGNVQSVQIDDLLACLVKIDGSARPLSSCIVDNSDFEIGSIADLRTTVRAGEALDDGPVPELVGVVSQLEPDQLAEALNAQRKLDDVVRALAAYPSIGAQSAGVLRAAVELGRMPLQEIYFEATPAGLIRIANETVEKDLLLRNAIAEFSPVLELFKLNGKCPATSLDAIAKAVIASTKISQEHRSALYLNQSVDEATFGPLRERWVSLIAKEREWRQYLSAYGREAWPAPGTLRSASELLKKGNLGRAMAAISGSAKPVRDLVARLGLADSEKPADDLAALAIHVDAIDAFEAGESAERLLATSWLGLDTKFDLIDFGIRVRRYLTEQVGRDLMLRLLQVPQESVRRLHNFEAPATNLRKIISARAARLDDRSVDLTIDMLDNEIQLMRRVVAVEEVGALAGFEIPLRELAEIAKLELDRGRIRAILDTSPLKVAVEHFAGIRDGVAKAFAALDWLRAVKSAGMPGNLLRRLSSPTAADEFARLKSLANRAAGPLSIYDGQVELLNSQFGAVAYARLEPGIVSEEVAALLQRKEELRELLAVYRQRRILESLGLGEFLECADRERIEPLHLPQLLEAVLARRGAELAKRSAEALQDNTGSSLETRRKQFAEKDRSKIKDDRLRIKAKLLTKRPLPGFNFGKKKTWTEMALLGNEIAKQKRFVPLRMLLAQAGNSIQALKPCFMMSPLSLAKFMKAGSLSFDILVIDEASQMRPEDALGAMLRSKQIVVVGDQKQLPPTDFFARSGDGGSGDDDDFEDLDDESILESCQKTFGQRRPLRWHYRSRCESLIRFSNEQFYRRELITFPASKPSSFSIDLVRVQGTFQARCNPTEASRVAEEAITFMRHHAALDEDEIPSLGIVAVNIQQRDLIQQELNRLIADDVLVDQYREKVLSKGEELFVKNLENVQGDERDFIFISMTYGPEVGTTVLKQRFGPINRKQGHRRLNVLFSRARTRIGLFCSFGSTDVVPTPESSEGVHVLRRYLEYAETRGRVSVLSGPGTDADSDFEIEVADRLRARGYIVDYQVGVSGYKIDLGVRHPNHPERYLAGVECDGATYHRSKSARDRDRLREEVLNDKGWDIVRIWSTDWFDNPSLQTTRLLEKLELLLRKPALDRSEYTIVTEAAQPAGTTETAQPASEASDVETPAPDAPPAPEVRGEEPSVQPKADAGLQEKSSLTEAECFEALRQFRDHVVGNEMVDWEPHRSILREAMIETFVRQRFMDPDEWFEKVPGYLRQGTNPVEKGRYLDRICEIVSRLADHSSGTAEADFSLAGEQEKWEAKQTHLPLGFGAKPETRPNMELNGAEYVATNFSVLGLKPDASRFYDRDYEPVLSSMVAHVLKYESPIYENLLVERIARAHGFQRSGDRIQKAVGRVIGKKYRKSQDDGRTVIWGDGSSSSGLVTYRTSQPDVRSHVDVPIAELASLAVPFIRVRLADDDILYRMADHFKLGRLREATRVRFQLALDFARESANGSSRP; this is translated from the coding sequence GTGACCATCGCTGACGATTTGGGCGAGCAGGAACGCTTGACGGAGGTTTACGGACGCCTCCGCCTGAAGCTGCTTGATCTCTCCAAAAAGAACCGGATGCTAAACTATAACCTCGGTAACAGGTCCAAGAGGCACCTGCAGATCGTCGACGAGGTGATGGACGAGATCTACAAGAAGTTGGCCGGCGATGACGCAACGCTTCGGATAGAGCCCCTGGATGAACCGGAAGACGTACCACCGGAAGAAAAAACTGAGGAGTTTATAGGCGCTCTCGAGCATGCGAAGGTCTCGAATCTGGAGTACCTGACGAAGTTAGAGGCGCTCGAAAGCGCCGGACGTGACGATGAATTGGCGTTGGCCAAACTCGAACGCGAGCTTCGCGACCACATCAGAAGCGAGTTCGGATTCTCTTCACGCCCAAAGAAGGCCGAAATAAACCGGGCGGATCTCGCCCGTCAGGCCGGCATCGATCCAAATTTCGAGCTCGGCCCCGTGAAGACAAAGGCCTCGCACAGTGACGGGGCGCTTCAGACGCTCAAGTTTCCAGACGAACTTGATCGGATTATGGGGAAGATAGTTGCCGATGCGAAGCTTGCGGAACAGGAAATGGGAATTTCAACCCTGTTTCTCTCGTTCGGTTTTCTCGAATGGTACGAGTCGGACGTATCCGACAAAAAGGCCTTCGCACCGTTGTTGCTTCTTCCGGTGACGGTAGACGTAAAAAAGCAATACGGGAAAAACACCTATTCGTTGTCGGCGAACGAGGGATCGGCGGAATCAAACCTCAGCCTCCAAAAGCTCCTCGAGACCAATGTCGCTTTTCACCGCAAGCTGCCGACGTTTGAAAACGGCGACGAGGACGGTGTCGGCTCGATCGAGGCCTATTTCGACGGCGTCAGGGAAGCCATCACGGGGCTCGGACGATGGCAGATACATCGATGGATGGTCCTCGGCCATTTTGCGTTCGGTAGATTTGCGGTATACGCGGATTTGAGCCCGGACAATTGGGCTGTGGATCCCGTTGATCATCCGCTTGTCGGGGCGATTTTGCGCGGGACCGACGCGACCGGAGACACGGGAGATGGCGCTCTGCTTCCGGGCGATCTGACGGACTACTCGATTGATGACCCGCAAATCGAGGCGCTCGCACCGTTTTTGATCCAAGACGCCGATGCGTCCCAGCATAGCGCCCTCATCGACGCGATGAAGGGCCATAATCTTGTGATCCATGGTCCGCCTGGGACGGGCAAGTCGCAGACGATCGCGAACATTATTGCGAATGGCCTGGCAGCGAACAAGACGATCCTCTTCGTGGCGGAAAAGCAGGCTGCGTTGGAGGTCGTGAAGCGTAGGCTTGGAAAAGCCGGGATCGGTGAGTTTTGCCTGGAGCTTCATTCGGACAAGGCTTCGCCCAAGGCGGTACTTGAAAGCATCGAGGAGCGGTTAAAAGTTCAGCCGATTGCGGTGCCGGCGGCGCCTGGTCGTTCACTGCATGAAAACAAGCTCGAGATTGCCAGGTACCTTGATGCCTTGCATGCTGTTCAGGCGAGCGGTCGGACCCCGTTTGACTTGATTTGGCAGGCACTGCGGGGATCGACCTTGAACTCGGTCGCCGTTGAAGCTCTCTCCGTTGTAAAGTTGCCGGTCGATTTGCTGAACAGCGCTGACAATCTTTCGCAAGTCGAAGCCGATCTTGGCCGATTTGCCGGCGACAGTGAAACGTTCTTGCGTTCGTTTGGGCATCCGGCAGAATCGCTCTGGAGCAAGGCCGGGTTGGGCAATGTCCAAAGCGTGCAGATTGATGATCTGCTTGCTTGCCTCGTCAAAATCGACGGGTCGGCGCGCCCGCTTTCTTCCTGCATCGTGGACAACTCCGACTTTGAAATCGGATCCATTGCCGACCTGCGAACAACTGTACGGGCTGGTGAGGCGCTTGATGACGGGCCCGTTCCCGAACTGGTAGGAGTGGTTTCGCAGCTAGAGCCGGATCAGCTTGCGGAAGCTCTCAATGCGCAAAGAAAACTGGACGATGTCGTAAGGGCGCTTGCGGCCTATCCGTCTATCGGAGCGCAGAGCGCCGGCGTGCTCCGGGCGGCGGTTGAACTCGGACGGATGCCGCTGCAGGAAATCTATTTTGAGGCCACGCCGGCGGGCCTGATCCGCATTGCCAACGAGACTGTCGAGAAGGACCTTCTGCTTAGGAATGCGATTGCGGAGTTTTCTCCGGTTCTCGAACTATTCAAGCTCAATGGAAAGTGCCCTGCGACATCGTTGGATGCGATTGCGAAAGCCGTTATCGCATCGACCAAGATATCTCAGGAGCACCGTTCCGCGCTCTACTTAAATCAGTCAGTAGACGAGGCCACGTTCGGGCCTCTTCGCGAGCGGTGGGTTTCCCTGATCGCGAAGGAGCGGGAATGGAGGCAGTATCTTTCTGCTTACGGGCGGGAAGCATGGCCCGCCCCGGGCACGTTGAGGAGTGCGTCCGAACTTCTGAAAAAAGGCAATTTGGGTCGTGCGATGGCCGCGATAAGCGGATCCGCAAAGCCTGTTCGCGACCTCGTCGCCCGTTTGGGTCTGGCCGATTCGGAAAAGCCCGCCGATGATTTGGCAGCGCTGGCCATTCACGTCGACGCAATCGACGCATTCGAAGCAGGCGAAAGCGCAGAGCGTCTTCTTGCAACTAGCTGGCTCGGCCTGGATACTAAGTTCGATCTGATCGATTTTGGCATCCGGGTGCGGCGATACCTGACGGAGCAAGTCGGGCGCGATTTGATGCTACGCCTGCTTCAGGTTCCGCAGGAGTCCGTGCGGCGCCTTCATAACTTTGAAGCGCCGGCTACCAATTTGCGCAAAATCATATCGGCGCGAGCAGCCCGTCTTGATGACCGATCCGTCGATCTCACGATTGACATGCTGGACAACGAAATCCAGTTGATGCGCCGGGTCGTGGCTGTCGAGGAAGTCGGCGCCTTGGCGGGGTTCGAGATTCCGCTCAGGGAACTGGCCGAAATCGCGAAGCTCGAGCTCGATCGCGGCAGAATTCGGGCGATCCTGGACACTTCTCCGCTCAAGGTCGCGGTTGAGCATTTTGCAGGGATCCGGGATGGAGTAGCGAAGGCGTTCGCTGCGCTTGATTGGCTTCGGGCCGTTAAGTCGGCCGGAATGCCCGGAAATCTGCTTCGGCGATTGAGTTCGCCGACGGCGGCGGACGAGTTCGCCCGACTGAAATCCCTCGCAAACCGGGCGGCAGGCCCGCTTTCCATCTACGACGGCCAGGTCGAACTGTTGAACTCGCAATTTGGGGCGGTCGCCTACGCTCGGTTGGAGCCTGGAATCGTTTCGGAGGAGGTCGCAGCCCTTCTTCAGCGAAAAGAGGAATTGCGCGAGTTGCTTGCCGTGTACCGGCAGCGGCGGATCTTGGAATCGCTCGGCTTGGGAGAATTTCTCGAGTGTGCCGATCGAGAGCGGATTGAGCCGCTACATCTCCCGCAACTGCTTGAGGCGGTGCTCGCGCGCCGAGGCGCGGAATTGGCCAAAAGGTCGGCCGAGGCCCTTCAAGACAACACCGGCTCCTCACTCGAGACCCGTCGCAAGCAGTTTGCTGAAAAGGACCGCTCCAAGATCAAGGACGACCGGCTGAGGATCAAAGCAAAGCTGCTTACGAAGAGGCCGCTGCCCGGCTTCAACTTTGGCAAGAAGAAAACATGGACGGAGATGGCGCTTCTCGGGAACGAAATCGCCAAGCAAAAACGGTTTGTCCCCCTGCGGATGCTGCTGGCTCAGGCCGGGAATTCCATACAGGCGCTTAAGCCGTGTTTCATGATGTCACCGCTGTCGCTTGCGAAATTCATGAAGGCAGGGTCCTTGAGCTTCGACATCCTCGTGATCGACGAAGCTTCGCAAATGCGGCCCGAGGACGCGCTCGGCGCCATGCTTCGATCGAAACAGATAGTGGTGGTCGGCGATCAGAAGCAGTTGCCTCCGACGGACTTTTTCGCGCGCTCCGGAGACGGAGGGTCGGGCGATGACGATGACTTCGAGGACCTCGACGATGAATCCATTCTCGAAAGCTGTCAGAAGACTTTCGGTCAACGCCGCCCGCTCCGATGGCATTACAGGAGCCGCTGCGAGAGTCTGATCCGGTTCTCCAACGAGCAGTTCTATCGTCGTGAACTGATCACCTTCCCGGCGTCGAAGCCGTCCTCGTTTTCGATCGACCTCGTGCGGGTACAGGGGACATTCCAGGCCAGGTGCAATCCTACGGAGGCGAGCCGGGTAGCGGAAGAAGCCATAACCTTCATGCGGCACCATGCGGCCCTTGATGAGGATGAAATCCCGTCGCTTGGTATCGTGGCGGTCAACATTCAGCAGCGTGACCTGATTCAGCAGGAGTTGAACCGCCTTATCGCGGATGACGTATTGGTCGACCAGTACCGCGAGAAGGTGTTGAGCAAGGGCGAGGAGTTGTTTGTCAAGAATCTGGAGAACGTGCAGGGCGACGAGCGCGACTTCATTTTCATCTCGATGACATATGGCCCCGAGGTGGGTACCACCGTGCTCAAGCAGCGCTTCGGGCCGATCAACCGCAAGCAGGGTCACCGCCGGTTGAACGTTCTGTTTTCGCGGGCGCGAACGCGTATCGGTCTATTTTGTTCGTTTGGATCGACCGACGTAGTGCCGACGCCGGAAAGCTCCGAAGGCGTTCACGTGTTGCGTAGATATCTGGAATACGCAGAAACACGTGGTCGTGTTTCCGTCCTTTCGGGACCTGGAACGGATGCCGACAGCGACTTTGAGATAGAAGTGGCTGATAGACTGCGGGCACGAGGCTATATTGTCGACTATCAGGTTGGAGTGTCCGGGTACAAGATCGACCTGGGCGTCCGCCATCCGAACCACCCCGAGCGCTATCTTGCGGGTGTTGAGTGCGATGGCGCGACCTACCATCGCAGCAAGAGCGCGCGTGATCGGGATCGCCTGAGAGAGGAGGTCCTGAATGATAAGGGCTGGGATATCGTCCGAATTTGGTCGACCGACTGGTTCGACAATCCGTCGCTTCAGACCACCCGGCTTCTCGAGAAGCTGGAGCTACTGCTCCGTAAGCCGGCTCTCGATCGATCCGAGTACACGATTGTAACAGAGGCGGCACAGCCCGCCGGTACAACGGAGACGGCCCAGCCGGCGTCGGAGGCTTCCGATGTTGAGACGCCCGCGCCAGACGCGCCGCCTGCTCCGGAAGTACGGGGCGAGGAACCGTCAGTGCAGCCGAAAGCGGATGCGGGACTGCAGGAAAAATCATCGCTTACGGAAGCCGAATGCTTCGAGGCGCTGCGCCAGTTTCGTGACCACGTGGTTGGCAATGAAATGGTCGACTGGGAGCCGCACCGGTCCATCCTCCGGGAGGCCATGATCGAGACGTTCGTCCGGCAGCGGTTCATGGATCCGGACGAGTGGTTTGAAAAAGTGCCTGGCTATCTTCGTCAGGGGACAAATCCGGTCGAGAAAGGCCGGTATCTTGATCGGATTTGTGAGATTGTGAGCAGGCTTGCCGATCATTCGTCGGGCACCGCTGAAGCCGACTTCTCACTTGCGGGAGAGCAAGAGAAGTGGGAGGCGAAGCAGACCCATTTGCCCCTTGGTTTCGGTGCGAAACCAGAAACTCGTCCCAACATGGAGCTAAATGGGGCCGAATACGTCGCAACCAATTTCTCAGTGCTGGGATTGAAGCCAGATGCCTCACGGTTCTACGACCGCGATTATGAACCGGTATTGAGCAGCATGGTAGCGCACGTACTGAAATACGAATCCCCGATATACGAAAATTTGCTCGTCGAACGGATCGCCCGGGCGCACGGATTTCAACGTTCCGGAGATCGAATACAAAAGGCCGTCGGCAGAGTGATTGGGAAAAAATATCGAAAGAGCCAAGACGACGGTCGAACAGTGATTTGGGGCGATGGCTCAAGCTCGTCGGGGCTCGTAACCTATCGGACCAGTCAACCGGACGTCCGTTCGCATGTCGACGTTCCGATTGCCGAGCTTGCAAGCCTTGCAGTACCGTTTATCCGGGTGCGATTGGCAGATGACGATATTCTTTACAGGATGGCGGATCATTTCAAACTGGGGCGGCTGCGAGAAGCGACGCGTGTTCGTTTCCAATTGGCGCTTGATTTCGCTAGGGAGTCTGCAAATGGCAGCTCCAGACCCTGA
- a CDS encoding DUF429 domain-containing protein: protein MAATFVGFDSAWTDNPTLPGAICSVVYDGRRFGDFKELVRFGQALDFVREIHGLGQLTLVAIDQPTIVPNQSSMRPAERVGASVISWLGGGVQPANRARVRMFDDGAPIWSFLRDMGATEDPERGRSAAVGLYVMEVFPALALPAFHEDFCGRLRAPRYNPARKTFRKEDWIRVVEVVAAESERLGCSVVAEWSASLKKVGNHTARDSLTASHTSRIEQELDLKIG from the coding sequence ATGGCAGCAACTTTTGTCGGATTTGATTCAGCATGGACTGACAATCCGACATTGCCAGGCGCGATCTGTTCAGTCGTCTACGACGGCAGGCGGTTTGGCGATTTCAAGGAGCTAGTTCGTTTCGGCCAGGCGCTTGATTTCGTTCGTGAGATCCACGGGCTTGGTCAATTGACACTGGTTGCGATCGACCAGCCGACCATAGTGCCCAATCAGTCGAGTATGAGGCCGGCCGAACGCGTTGGTGCATCGGTTATTTCCTGGCTTGGAGGTGGTGTGCAGCCTGCCAATCGGGCGAGGGTGAGAATGTTCGACGACGGAGCTCCCATCTGGAGTTTTCTGAGGGATATGGGCGCAACGGAAGATCCTGAACGCGGGCGTTCGGCGGCTGTCGGCCTCTACGTCATGGAAGTTTTTCCAGCCTTGGCGCTGCCTGCATTCCACGAGGATTTCTGCGGCAGACTGCGGGCACCGCGTTACAATCCAGCGCGGAAGACGTTCCGCAAGGAAGATTGGATTCGTGTTGTCGAGGTCGTGGCCGCTGAGTCCGAAAGGCTGGGATGCTCAGTCGTTGCAGAGTGGAGCGCTTCGCTGAAAAAGGTGGGTAACCACACAGCTCGAGACTCCCTCACGGCCTCGCACACTTCGCGAATCGAGCAAGAGCTCGACCTCAAGATAGGCTAA
- a CDS encoding PilZ domain-containing protein, whose amino-acid sequence MVEKRIISRKKVLKAGTIAFGGAAINCTVRNLSATGAMLDVESPLGIPRQFMLDIAADHFRRECQVAWIQERRLGVIFLVGANPES is encoded by the coding sequence ATGGTGGAGAAAAGGATTATCTCGCGGAAGAAGGTGTTGAAGGCCGGCACGATCGCGTTCGGGGGTGCCGCTATAAATTGCACCGTCCGAAATTTGTCGGCCACAGGCGCCATGCTGGACGTCGAGAGCCCGCTCGGGATTCCGAGACAATTTATGCTGGATATCGCGGCGGATCACTTTAGGCGTGAGTGTCAGGTAGCCTGGATTCAGGAAAGGCGGCTCGGGGTCATTTTCCTGGTCGGCGCCAATCCGGAAAGCTGA
- a CDS encoding MgtC/SapB family protein, protein MTTGAAFAATGESGGTTRFDLALLVRIGVAVALAFPIGWEREFRGSEAGDRTFMLVSLGAAAFTAVGVENFPATAEKVMAGVVTGVGFLGGGMILKDGGNIRGLTTAAAIWATAAVGMLAGVGELLIAGLVTGMVILILEFEFLPVIGRLDARRWRPKKIEREGNGREL, encoded by the coding sequence GTGACAACGGGCGCCGCATTCGCAGCTACAGGCGAGTCCGGCGGGACTACAAGGTTCGATTTGGCGCTGCTTGTCCGGATCGGAGTTGCCGTCGCGCTGGCCTTTCCCATTGGATGGGAACGTGAGTTTCGCGGTTCGGAGGCCGGCGACCGCACCTTCATGCTCGTCAGTCTGGGTGCAGCCGCATTTACCGCCGTTGGGGTTGAGAACTTCCCGGCGACCGCCGAGAAGGTGATGGCGGGCGTCGTTACTGGCGTTGGATTTCTGGGTGGAGGTATGATCCTTAAGGACGGGGGCAATATCCGTGGCTTGACTACTGCAGCCGCCATTTGGGCAACGGCGGCAGTCGGCATGCTCGCTGGGGTCGGCGAACTTCTCATAGCCGGACTTGTGACCGGGATGGTGATCCTGATTCTTGAGTTCGAATTCCTACCCGTGATCGGCCGGCTCGACGCCCGGCGCTGGCGGCCAAAGAAAATCGAACGGGAAGGAAACGGACGTGAACTCTAA
- the cadA gene encoding cadmium-translocating P-type ATPase, whose protein sequence is MTDAPHTVKVRLRVEGMDCASCAIKIETALHRLAGVSDVVVSVPAGTVIVTHDRRELEDRIRDRISGLGYQVTGSEQIGVKTPPFKQGCNNQSSDGGQTHSHIHDHTSSGQLWWQTRKGMLTIASGLTLAMAYVLGKLMPATERWAFLLAMLVGLIPIARRAISAARAGTPFSIEMLMTIAAVGAVIIGATEEAATVVFLFLIGELLEGVAASRARASIQDLTRLVPKTARLEENGQVREVPADSLSVGATIQIRPGDRIPADGVILSGESTIDEAPVTGESMPVRKGPDETLFAGTVNGDGLLRVRVTAAAADNTIARVVRLVEEAQESKAPTERFIDRFSRFYTPGVVVVAALVAVLPPLVFGGVWSAWIYKGLAILLIGCPCALVISTPAAIAASLSAGARRGLLMKGGAVLEQIGKVNVACFDKTGTLTAGKPQVTDIIGFARSEADVLRFAAALESGSSHPLATAILSKAAEQQISIPSTSGSNVMGGVGIRATVEGVEVFVGSPKAAGEGALMTAEQRSRIVDLSHQGKSVALVIVEHQVAGAIAMRDEPRPDALAGLKALTDMGIKTVMLTGDNRHSASAIAEQLGIEVQAELLPEEKQRIVSQYQRAGWSVAKVGDGINDAPALAAADVGIAMGGGTDVALETADAAVLHGRVSDVAVMVDLSKRTMTNIRQNIAVALGLKAVFLVTTIVGLTGLWPAILADTGATVLVTMNALRLLRLPQPSRPSL, encoded by the coding sequence ATGACCGACGCGCCACATACCGTCAAAGTTCGTCTCCGTGTCGAAGGCATGGACTGCGCCTCGTGTGCCATAAAGATTGAAACTGCCCTGCACCGGTTGGCTGGAGTCAGCGATGTGGTCGTCTCGGTGCCCGCTGGCACGGTGATCGTAACGCATGATCGAAGGGAACTGGAGGACAGGATCCGTGATCGGATTTCCGGCCTTGGTTACCAGGTAACTGGTAGCGAACAGATAGGCGTCAAAACGCCTCCATTTAAACAAGGATGTAATAATCAATCTAGCGATGGTGGGCAAACCCATTCGCACATCCACGACCACACTTCGAGTGGTCAGCTTTGGTGGCAAACCCGTAAAGGGATGCTTACCATCGCTTCCGGATTGACCTTGGCGATGGCCTACGTGCTTGGGAAGTTGATGCCAGCGACGGAGCGTTGGGCCTTTTTGCTGGCAATGCTGGTCGGTCTGATCCCGATCGCAAGGCGTGCGATCTCGGCGGCAAGGGCGGGCACGCCGTTCTCGATCGAGATGCTGATGACTATCGCTGCAGTCGGCGCAGTGATCATCGGAGCGACGGAAGAGGCGGCAACCGTCGTCTTCCTGTTTTTGATCGGTGAGCTACTGGAGGGCGTTGCCGCAAGTCGAGCCCGGGCCAGCATTCAAGATCTGACCAGGCTCGTTCCGAAAACGGCTCGCCTCGAAGAAAACGGTCAAGTCCGCGAAGTACCCGCGGACAGTCTTTCAGTTGGCGCTACCATCCAGATACGACCCGGGGACCGTATTCCGGCGGACGGGGTCATCTTATCCGGAGAGAGCACAATCGATGAAGCGCCGGTGACGGGCGAAAGCATGCCGGTTCGAAAGGGCCCTGACGAAACCTTGTTTGCCGGCACCGTCAACGGCGATGGTTTGTTGCGGGTGCGCGTGACCGCCGCTGCGGCGGACAATACCATCGCGCGCGTGGTGCGTCTCGTCGAGGAGGCGCAGGAGTCGAAGGCTCCCACGGAGCGTTTCATCGACCGGTTTTCCCGATTCTACACGCCGGGCGTGGTTGTGGTGGCTGCATTGGTTGCCGTTTTGCCACCCTTGGTGTTCGGCGGAGTCTGGTCTGCTTGGATCTACAAGGGTCTGGCCATCCTGCTGATCGGTTGTCCCTGCGCGCTCGTCATCTCGACGCCGGCCGCGATCGCCGCCAGCCTGTCCGCCGGCGCCCGCCGAGGATTGCTCATGAAAGGCGGGGCAGTTCTCGAGCAGATCGGCAAGGTCAATGTCGCGTGCTTCGACAAGACCGGCACGCTCACCGCCGGCAAGCCCCAGGTCACGGACATCATCGGCTTCGCGCGCAGCGAGGCTGATGTCCTGCGCTTCGCGGCGGCGCTTGAGTCGGGATCAAGTCACCCGCTCGCTACCGCGATTTTGTCCAAAGCAGCGGAGCAGCAGATTTCGATTCCCTCAACGTCCGGCTCCAACGTTATGGGGGGAGTTGGCATTCGTGCCACAGTCGAGGGGGTCGAGGTCTTCGTCGGATCGCCCAAGGCCGCCGGTGAAGGCGCCTTGATGACGGCCGAGCAGAGATCACGAATTGTCGATCTCAGTCATCAAGGAAAGTCAGTCGCACTGGTCATTGTTGAACATCAAGTTGCCGGAGCAATTGCGATGCGCGACGAGCCTCGTCCAGACGCCCTTGCCGGACTGAAGGCACTCACCGATATGGGTATTAAGACAGTCATGCTGACCGGGGACAATCGGCACTCGGCCTCGGCAATCGCCGAGCAACTCGGAATCGAGGTCCAGGCGGAGCTGCTGCCCGAGGAAAAGCAGCGGATCGTCAGCCAGTATCAAAGAGCCGGCTGGTCTGTCGCCAAAGTCGGCGACGGAATCAATGACGCACCGGCGCTGGCGGCCGCCGATGTCGGCATCGCCATGGGAGGGGGCACCGACGTCGCGTTGGAAACGGCCGATGCGGCGGTGCTGCACGGGCGGGTTTCCGATGTTGCCGTAATGGTCGACCTGTCGAAACGGACTATGACCAACATCCGGCAGAACATCGCGGTCGCGCTCGGGCTGAAGGCCGTCTTTCTCGTCACCACCATCGTCGGGCTAACCGGGTTATGGCCGGCCATCCTTGCCGACACGGGCGCGACTGTTCTGGTGACGATGAACGCTTTGCGCCTGCTCCGCTTACCCCAACCGAGCCGTCCAAGTCTTTAG